The DNA segment GATACGGAATCATCATCGTAGCAACGACAATCCATTCGATTACCTTTTTTCCTTTGAAATTTAACTTTGCTAGTGCAAAGGCCGCCATTGGATTAATAATCAGGTTACCGATGATAACCACACCCGTCATGATGACCGTATTAAGCAGCCACTTGGGCACATTATAAGCATCGTTTGTAAAGAAGGTTTTGTAATTATCTATAGTCCAGCGTCCGACTCCGACCACTTTATTAACGTCTTCCATCTTCAAGAACGAAGTGTAGATAGTATATAAGAATGGCAAGATAAAAAAGAGTCCTAATATGATAATGATCGTGTAATTACTCAGTTTAAAGAATCTAGCTCTTGTCTCCAATGATGTCACTCCTTTTCATCCAGGAATTTTTTTTGCAGGAACGTAACAAACATAATAATGAAGAAGAATAAGATAACAGCCGCGGAGCCGTATCCAATATTCATATAGCGAATACCATGCTGATAAAAGTAAGTAACAACCGTACTAGTTGCTCCTGCTGGCGATCCTAATGCACCATACCTCGAAATCGCTGCGATTTGGTCGTATATCTGGAATCCTAGAATAGTAGAAACGGAGACAACAAAAAAGGTGATAGGTTTTAATGATGGTACGGTGATGTACCGGAATTGATTCCATTTAGAAGCTCCGTCCATTTCACTTGCTTCATATAATTCTTTCGAAACCTCCTGAAGTGCAGACAAATACACAATCATACTAAATCCAGCCTGTTGGAAAATAAATAATATACAGACAAATAACAATGCATAATGTGTATCTGCGAACCAGGTGGTATTACCAAATCCAAAGATAGAGAAAAACTTTGTTACAAATGTTCCTTCTTTAAAAAGCATCATAAACACTGTTGTAATTGCGATTTGAGAAGTAATATACGGGATAAAGAAAACAGTCCTGAAAAGACCCTTTCCTTTAATTTTCTGATTCACAAGTAAAGCCATTAATAGTCCAAGAATCGTTTGTACTGGAACAGCTACAACAACAATCTTCAAAGAGTTTAAAACGGCTCGATAAAATTCAGGATCGTTCAAAATCTTAATATAATTTCCAAAGCCGATAAATTTCGCCTCATTAAGAGCTGCAAAATTCACATCCTGAAAACTTCTGATAAAAGACTCAATAAACGGATAGAAAAACCACCATCCCCATAGCACTAAAAACGGCAGTGTGAACACCCATCCAACAAATTGATCTGAATCAGCTGCAGTGCGGAACCATGACTTTTTTATCTTTTCTTTGCTGTTTATATGTCCACTGATGTTTACTCCTACACTACTACTTGTATTGTTAGCCATCTTAATCCTCCTATAGCTTTCAGTAACATCCTCTTGTATAGATGATAAAAGTATTCCCGATGCCAGTGTGGAATCGGGAACTCAATATGACTAAAATTGTTTTTGTATACTATCAAGTATTTCTTTAGCAGATTTATCATTACCGCC comes from the Neobacillus sp. PS2-9 genome and includes:
- a CDS encoding sugar ABC transporter permease, with translation MANNTSSSVGVNISGHINSKEKIKKSWFRTAADSDQFVGWVFTLPFLVLWGWWFFYPFIESFIRSFQDVNFAALNEAKFIGFGNYIKILNDPEFYRAVLNSLKIVVVAVPVQTILGLLMALLVNQKIKGKGLFRTVFFIPYITSQIAITTVFMMLFKEGTFVTKFFSIFGFGNTTWFADTHYALLFVCILFIFQQAGFSMIVYLSALQEVSKELYEASEMDGASKWNQFRYITVPSLKPITFFVVSVSTILGFQIYDQIAAISRYGALGSPAGATSTVVTYFYQHGIRYMNIGYGSAAVILFFFIIMFVTFLQKKFLDEKE